The nucleotide sequence GCAGACCCTAGGATGGAATCTTGCCGCCTTTGGTTACAGTTTGACATGCAGCGCAGCCGATGACAGATTCCGTCACAGGTTGATTTTTCCATGGCAGTGTTTGAAGCGCAGGCCGCTGCCACACTCGCATCTTGAATTTCTGCTGGGTTTCACAGGTACAATAGGCTGTTGAGCGTTTGGCCAAGCTGAAATCAATGGTGGCATAAGCCCGATTGCCATGCCGTTTTCATTTAGAGCGACGGCTGTATCGAACCCTCTAAATGAAGTTTTATACGCTGAAAAAATGTTCCCATGCGGCGAAACAATTTCTAAATATCCCCCCTCTTTGCAGTAAATTCTATAAAATTTATGAACCATTTCCATTCGTTCTATCACGATCCTTTTTGGAGGTTCGCTTCTTAGGACGAGATCAATTTTTCTAGGAGCATTTCTTATCGTTATAACTGGTCCCTCAATATTAACATCCCAGTTGCTGGTCTCGCTTCGCCATTCATTGTTGATAATTTTCAGTACGATTTCGCCCCTTGCGCCTCTTAATTCAGCATTGATCCGAAAGGGCAGGCCCTTGCCGAGTGGGGGAGCAATGGAAAAAATCTCATCTCCATCAATAGATATAAGACAGCGAACATCAGTGCACGTCATCTCACCCATGACTATTTCGGGATGCATCGTCCCAATATCAAATGCACCGAATGAAAAACCAGTTCTTTTACAGTACGGGTTTTTCAGATGGGATGTAATGGTTTCTTTCGATATTAAGCCACGACTTTTGAGGCCATGGTGCTCAATGCAGAGTAATATTATCCTATCTACCTCGTGCGACTGAGTATCGGCAAAATCTGGATCGAAATGTTCATAGTCATAAACTGCTTTCCCGCAGATGACACAGCCGAACCCATCCCTTTGTCGTACCGATCTTTTAACGGCTTCCCGTATAGTTCTGGGAAGTTTATATTTATTGACCGTGCGAGCCATGTGGCGACATTGCATCCGTATTGCACG is from Methylorubrum populi and encodes:
- a CDS encoding SEC-C domain-containing protein; translated protein: MARTVNKYKLPRTIREAVKRSVRQRDGFGCVICGKAVYDYEHFDPDFADTQSHEVDRIILLCIEHHGLKSRGLISKETITSHLKNPYCKRTGFSFGAFDIGTMHPEIVMGEMTCTDVRCLISIDGDEIFSIAPPLGKGLPFRINAELRGARGEIVLKIINNEWRSETSNWDVNIEGPVITIRNAPRKIDLVLRSEPPKRIVIERMEMVHKFYRIYCKEGGYLEIVSPHGNIFSAYKTSFRGFDTAVALNENGMAIGLMPPLISAWPNAQQPIVPVKPSRNSRCECGSGLRFKHCHGKINL